DNA sequence from the Myxococcus guangdongensis genome:
CCACCACGAAGTAGCGGCTCACCGGCCGTTCGGGGAGACCGAACAGGCGCGACAGGCGCACGAAGGGGAGCGTCTGTCCGCGCAGGTCCAGCACCTCGCGCCGCTCCACGGTGCGAATCTCGCGGGGCTGCACGGAGAGGATTTCGAGCACGCTGTTGAGGGGAACCGCGTACGTGCGAGCACTCACGCCCACGACCAGCGCGCGGATGATGGCCAGCGTGACGGGCAGCGTCAGGTGGAAGGCGGTGCCCTTCCCGCGCTCGCTCCACACGTCGATGATGCCGGAGAGGTTGCCCAGGTTGTTCTTCACCACGTCCAGGCCCACGCCGCGGCCGGACAGCTCGGACACGCTGCGAGCGGTGGAGAAGCCTGGGAGGAAGATGAGGTTGAGCAGCTCGCGGCGGCCCATCTCCTCGGCCTGCGCGAAGGTGATGAGGCCGCGCGTCAGCGCCACCTCGCGCACGCGCAATTCGTCGATGCCCGCGCCGTCGTCGCTCACCTCGATGACGACGTGGTTGCCCTTCTGCACCGCGCGCAGCGCCACCACCGCGCGGCGGGACTTGCCCGCGGCCAGTCGTGCGTCCGGAGACTCCACGCCGTGGTCGATGGCGTTGCGGATGAGGTGCATGAGCGGGTCGCTCAGCTCCTCGACGATGAGCTTGTCGAGCTCCACCTCGCCGCCGCCGATGACGAAGTCGATCTCCTTGCCCGCCTCGCGGGTGATGCGACGCACCAGTCGGGCCAGCTTGTCGAACACCTGGCCCACGGGGACCATGCGCGCCTCGAGCAGTCCCTCCTGGAGGGCCTCCAGCTTGCGCTCCAGGCCGCGGGTCTCGCGCGCCAGCTCCTGACCGAAGAGCTTCGACAGCGGCACGACGCCATCCTGCCGCGCGGACTCGGCGAGCCGCTGGAGGTTGGCCTTGATGAGCAGGAGCTCGCCCACCATGTTGATGAGGCCATCCAGCTTGCCGATGTCGACGCGCACCGTCTGCGTCAACGAGCGCAGCGACGGCTCCGGCGCCGCGGCGGCCACGGTGGGCGGAGGTGTCGAGGCAGGGGCCTCGGCGGAGGTCGACACGGCACGAACGGGGGCGCGGCCTCCCGGGCCCTGGAGGTACGTCACGAGCGACGGCCCGGTGGAGCCCGAGCCACCCTGGGGCAACGCCACGCCACCCGGGCCCATGACCGGGGAGGAGCGCAGACCCGAGGGGAACACGCCCGAGTTCGCGACGGTCGCGCTCCAGCCTGCGGAGGGTGCGCCGGGGCCGCGTGTCCCAGCCGGGAGTCCCGGGTCCGAGGGAGGAATGAGGCCCGGGGGAATCGCCCCCGTCGGAGGCGCCGACGAGGGATTCACGCCTCCGGCACCAGGGCCCATCGTCGATGCCCCCGACAGGTGCGCGGAGGCAGCGCCACCAGCGCCAGGCCCCAGGGGGAACGTGCCCGGTATCTGCCCTGAGGGATTCACGCCTTCGGCGCCATGCTCCATCGGGTGCATGCCCGGCACCTGCGCCGAGGAATTCCCCCCACCCTGCCCCATCGGGGACGTGCCCACGTCCTCACGCCCGGCGCCACCCGGCGCCACTCCAGGCCCTTGTTCCGTGAGCGGCAGCGACGGCTGTCGCCCCTCCGCCGTCCCCTTCGCGCCGCGCTTCTTCCCGCCGCGCTTCGTCGTGGGCGGCGCGACCGTGGAGACCTCGGGACGCGTACCCGGTGGCTCCACGACGATGGCGGGAGTCTCCACCACCCGGGCCAGCACCTCCGCCGAGTGGGCCGTCGCGGGCACTCCCACGGGCCGCACGTTGAGGGGCGCGAGCTCCGCGGGCGTCCCACTCAGCCCGGACTCCAGCTCCATCACCGACACGTGCGTGCCGAAGATGAGATCGAACGCGATGCCATGCGCCCCACCCGGCCGCGCGGACGGCAGCGTGCTGATGACCTCGCCCAGCGGCTTGAGGCGCGTGTTCAGGTCCGCCAGCCCCTTGTCGAAGTCCGACAGGTCGAACGCCGCGCGCACGCGCCACAGCGCCACGCCCCGCCGCACGTTCTCTCGGAGCCGATGCTCCTCGTACTCGGTGAAGACCGAGCGCACCTGCGCTTCCAGCTCCAGCCGCTCCAGCGGGTCCTCATCC
Encoded proteins:
- a CDS encoding chemotaxis protein CheW, translating into MSPPSKALAEFVAEATEILEALGKDLLVLDERRGHEADPERVNGIFRAAHSLKGLAGLFGQERISRLAHGTEDLLDRLRLGKLLLDDAVLDTLIEALDAFQALLAETARGSETEGLSRRVEGMAERLIRLGEAPIALDEDPLERLELEAQVRSVFTEYEEHRLRENVRRGVALWRVRAAFDLSDFDKGLADLNTRLKPLGEVISTLPSARPGGAHGIAFDLIFGTHVSVMELESGLSGTPAELAPLNVRPVGVPATAHSAEVLARVVETPAIVVEPPGTRPEVSTVAPPTTKRGGKKRGAKGTAEGRQPSLPLTEQGPGVAPGGAGREDVGTSPMGQGGGNSSAQVPGMHPMEHGAEGVNPSGQIPGTFPLGPGAGGAASAHLSGASTMGPGAGGVNPSSAPPTGAIPPGLIPPSDPGLPAGTRGPGAPSAGWSATVANSGVFPSGLRSSPVMGPGGVALPQGGSGSTGPSLVTYLQGPGGRAPVRAVSTSAEAPASTPPPTVAAAAPEPSLRSLTQTVRVDIGKLDGLINMVGELLLIKANLQRLAESARQDGVVPLSKLFGQELARETRGLERKLEALQEGLLEARMVPVGQVFDKLARLVRRITREAGKEIDFVIGGGEVELDKLIVEELSDPLMHLIRNAIDHGVESPDARLAAGKSRRAVVALRAVQKGNHVVIEVSDDGAGIDELRVREVALTRGLITFAQAEEMGRRELLNLIFLPGFSTARSVSELSGRGVGLDVVKNNLGNLSGIIDVWSERGKGTAFHLTLPVTLAIIRALVVGVSARTYAVPLNSVLEILSVQPREIRTVERREVLDLRGQTLPFVRLSRLFGLPERPVSRYFVVVVGLAQERLGIAVDELHGQQDIVTKPLGGRLQSVRGISGATDLGNRTPVLVLDVGALLEDGLAMERRRA